The Haloarcula sp. H-GB4 genome segment CCGGGTCGCTTGTCCCAGGCGTCTCGGACGGCTTCGAGTGCCGCCCGCTCGCCGACGGCAGTAAATGACGGCCCCGTCCCAGACAGAGAGACGCCCTCAACGTGCTGGAGCGCGTCGAGAACCGGGTCCGTCTCGAAATCCAGCGCGGCCGAGAACGCGAGACCGTTGACGGTCATCGCCCGCTGGTAGTCACCATCAAGCGCGAGGTCCTCGACGAGGCGGGCCATCGGCGCGATTTGCCGGCACCGCTCGACATCCGCGTCAGCACTAAAGGACTGTTCCGGCGGCGTCCAGACGAGCACGTCCCAGTCGATTTCCTCGCGGGTCAGGAGCGCGTCGTCCTCGTTGTCGGTGACGGTGACGCCGCCGAGCATCGACGCCGACGCGTCGTCGAAAGCCCCGGTGACGGTGACGCCCACGTCGCGTGCGGCCATGACGCCGAGACGGGCCATGTCCTCGCGGCTCATCCGCTCGGTCGCGTCGAGCGCGTCGAGCGTCGCCATGACGGTCGCGTTTGCGGCCGCACTGGAGCTTTTGAGCCCCGACGCCATCGGGACCTCACTTTCGGTGCGGACGGTCCCGCCGGAGACCGCCGGGACACCCACGTTCTGTGGGCCGCCGTGGGCGTCGATGACGTACTCGACACAGCGTTCGATAAGCCGCGTGTCGGCGTCCGGCGCACCGTCCACCTCGCCGGTGACGCCATCGGTCTCGGTCGAGAGCGTGACGGTCGCTGTCGTGTACTCGTCGATAGCAAACGCCGCGCCGCGGCCGGTCGCAAGCGCGTTAAGGACCGTCCCTGCTGCGGGCGCTGCTGCCTTCCCTTCCATCGACGTGTACTCCCGCACGGACCTATTTACTAACTGCGATACCCCTGTAGCGGCCATATTGACCGCAGCGGCCGACGTGGTTCTGTCTAGTTATTCGATACACCGGCGTCCGACTGCAGTACCCCGTCTCAGGCTGGGAACAGGAGATACGGCAGAATAAACAGCAACAGGAACATGAATAGGAGAATGATGCCGTAGCCAGCCAGCGTCCCGGCGGCTGTCAGCCACGCCGGATGCTCAAACTGTTCGGTGAGAGTTGCCATACCGTGGAGTTCAATCGGAGACAGTATAGTGGTTTGGGAGCGGCACGGCCCCGAACGACCGCAATGGGCTCGTTGCGACTGGGAACGGTAAGCTTTCAACTATCGGTTCAGTACACTGGCAAAAATGTATATTGTCATCGTCGGTGCCGGCGATATCGGGTCGCCGTTGCTTGAGATTGCGACAGCGGGGGGGAACGAGGTCGTCGTCATCGAACGCGACAAGGAGCGGGCGGAACGTGCGTCGAGACAGTACGACTGTCTCGTCATTCACGACGATGCGACGTCAAAGGACACGCTGGAGGACGCCGGGGCGGACCGTGCTGACGCGCTCATCTCGACAACCGATCAGGACGCGACCAACATCATGGTCTGTCTGCTGGCACAGGAACTGGAAGTGCCGGACATCGTCTCAGTCGTCCACAATCCTGAGCACATGAACGTGTTCCGCCAGATCGGCGTCAACACGATGCAGAACCCACAGCGGCTCATCGCCGAGTATCTCTATCGGGCCGTCAAGCGGCCGTCTATCGTTGACTTCATGCGCATTGGCGATCACGCGGAAGTATTCGAGATAACGGTCACGCCAGGTGCTCCGATTGCTGGCAAGACGCTACAGGAAGCCAATTCGGAGAGCCTCATCGGCGGCCAGACGCTTATCGTAGCTATCGAGCGTAATGGCGATGGTGACCCAATAACGCCCCGCGGCGATACGCGTATCGAGGCAGACGACCTCCTCACGGTCTACTCGGGAGAGGGTGCGACGCCGGAGGTGACCGATATCTTCGGTCACTCCGAGGACCACAACTGATATGCCGCGACGGAACAGCGGGCTGTTCCCGACGGACCTGAAAACAATCGCCCGCGATATCGGGTCCCTCCTGCTGATGGAGGCCGGGCTGATGACGATTACGGCCGTGATTGCGCTGGGCTTTCGGGAGTTCTACGCCGCGTTCGGGTTCTTTACTGCGGCTGGGATAACAGCCGCTGTCGGCGGCATCGCAAACCGCGGGTTCACCGATGCCCCGGCCCCAGAGATGAAACACGGCATGGTCATCGCCGCCGGCGGGTGGCTGCTGGTTGCTACGTTCGGCTCGTTGCCGTTCCTGTTGACCGCGTGGTTCACGCCCCCTGCGGTCATGGATACGTTCGTTCCGGTCGGGACGGACACGAGTACGTGGGAGCCGATCAAAGTCGGCGGAACGACGACGCTCTCCAGCCTGGCGTACTTCCGGAACCCGCTCCATGCCTTCTTCGAGAGCATGAGCGGGTGGACCGGGAGCGGCCTGACGATGGCGATTCACGAGCCCTCGCTCCCGCGCGCAGTCCAGTGGTGGCGGTCGTTCATCCAGTACGTCGGCGGCGTCGGCGTCATTGTCCTGACCGTGTCTATCCTGTCACGGCCTGGCAGCGGCAGTTACGCGCTCTACCAGAGTGAGGCCCGCGAGGAGAAGATCCACCCGAGCGTCGTCTCCACCGTCCGAACGGTCTGGAAACTCGTCGCCGGCTACACGGTTCTCTCGTTCGCGCTGCTGTTCGGTGCTATCCTCGCCAGCGACAGCGAGTACGCGGAGTCGCTGCCGCTGTGGGAGGCCGCTTGGCAGGCGCTCAATCACGCCATGACTGGGCTCACGACCGGTGGGTTCTCGGTCACGGACAACTCGATTGCGACGTATAACTCGCCGCTCGTCGAGACCGTGCTGTTGCCGATTATGATTCTCGGTGCGATTGCGTTCCCGGTCCATTATGTTGTCCTGCACGACAGGCAGATTCGCGAACTAGTATCGGACCTGCAGACCCGCTGGCTGTTCATTCTGCTCGCGCTCGGCGTCTTCGGCCTCTCAGTACAAAATGCGTGGTCCGTTCCCGCGACGACTGAGGCGTTTGCCACCCAGTCGTTCCTGCCCTTTTCGGTACCGATGCTTGACGCCGCACAGATCGATGCGGTCCGGGACTCGACGTTCCAGTGGGTCAGCGCACTCAGCTGTACTGGCTTCCAGTCGGCACCGATCGGTCGCTGGCTCGCCGGCGGCAAGGTGCTTGTGGCCGGCGCGATGGTACTTGGCGGCGCCGCGGGGTCCACTGTCGGGGGCATCAAAATCATCCGGGGGTACACCATCGTTCGCGGCATCATCTGGCAGTTCTCGCGGGTGTTCCTCCCGACAAACGCGGTGATTACGGCCCGCATCGGCGACCGGACGCTGGACCGTGAATCGATGGAGCGGGAGTTCAGCGAAGCGGCCATCGTGACACTGCTGTGGCTCATCATTCTCGTCACCAGCAGCGTCGTCCTCACCAACGTCGCGGGACCGGGGTTCGGCTACGCCGATGCCCTGTTTGAAGTCGCCAGCGCGCAAGGGAACGTCGGCCTTTCCTCGGGCATCACCGGGCCGTCGATGTCCCCACTCGCGGAGGGGATGTTCGTGTTGAACATGTGGGTCGGCCGGCTGGAGATTATCCCGATACTCGTGTTCATCCGCGCCGGACTGTACGGGCTAGACCCGTAAGCCGTCAAACGTCCCTTTAGTCCACCTCTCACTCTTCGTCAGGGTACACTTCGCCAAGAAACATCCAGCGGACTTTCGTGCCACCTTCGGGTCTAGTCTCCTCTTTGACGTGGTAGAGATACGGTCCGTGTGGGCAGTCATCTCATTCTTCAGCACAGTAGTCCACTTCACTACCTCGGTGTAGCCGTCGCGTTTGGTCGCGCGAAGGATTTCCTCATTGGGGTCCGGCTCCACCGATGAGGCTGTCTCATCGTGGAATTGCAACAGCTCCTGCGCATGGATGACCGTATTGTGGAGTTCATCAGGCGTCAACTGTGGCAGTTCCGCTGTCACTTTATCCGGGACCCCCTCAGTTAGTGTCGGTTCGTTTTAGGACTGGACATACTGACATCTCCATGTGGGAGATACATAACTGAACTGGCAGCTACAGATAGCGACGGAACGAGTCTCCCGGACTCACTCGTTCCAGAACGCTCCGGTAAATATCACGAACACTGGAATGATCTCTAATCGGCCGATCCACATCAAGAAGATCATCAGCAGTTTGCTGGTCTCCGGGAAGAGTTCATAGGTCCCGAACGGCCCCAGAAACCCGAACCCGGGACCGATGTTCCCGATGGTCGCCAAGCTTGCGCTGATGGCTTCGAAGACAGTCAGCTCAAGCCCGACACGGCCGGCATCGAGGAGGAGAAACACCGTCGCGATACCGAACGTGAGCAGGTACAGCAGCGTGAACCCGTATATCGCGTTGATAACGTCCTCGTCAATGACCTGCCCGCCGAGCCGAACTGGTTTGACGGCGCTGGGATGGGCTGTCGTGAACAGTTGGCGTCGGATGCTCTTGAGCACGACGAGCCATCGGACGATTTTGACGCCGCCACCGGTTGACCCCGCGGAGCCGCCGATGAACATCGCGAACAACAGGACTCCCTGTGCGGTGTTGCCCCACTGGGCGAAGTCGCTCGTCGCGTACCCGGTCGAGTTCAGCAACGAGGCGACCTGAAACGTGGCTTGCCGGAGCGAGTTCTCCAGTGCCCCCTGTGTAATGCCTCCGAGTTCAAGCGGCGGCGCGGACCCGGTAAAGAGCAGACCCCAGAGGATGACGGCCACGCCGGCGTTTGCACCGAGGTACGCCTGCAGTTCACGGTCCTGGAGGAAGGCGGCGTACTCGTCCTGCAACAGGAGGTAAAACAGCGCGAAGTTCATCCCGGCGATGAGCATGAACGGAATGACGGCCCACTGGACGGCCGGTGAGAAGTAGGCGATGCTCTCAGCCTGTGGGGAGAAGCCGCCGGTCGGCAGGGTCGTGAACGCGTGGGCAACGGCGTTGTAGGCGTCCATATTCGGTGCATAGCCTGTGTAATGGAGGCCAAGCAGAATGAGGATATACAGCACGGTAAAGCCCAGATAGAACAGCCAGAGGAGTCGGGCAGTCTCGGCTATCTTCGGCGTCAGTTTCTGCAGTTCGGGGCCTGGTGCCTCCGATTCGATCAACTGTGCCCCGTTGACGGCTGCCTCTGGAAGAATGGCGACCATCAGAACAATAATACCCATCCCGCCGAGCCACTGGGTGAGCTGTCGCCACATCAGCAGCGCGTGGGAGTGGCGAGCAAACGATATTTCATTGGTGACGGTCGCGCCAGTGGTCGTAAACCCGGACATCGACTCGAACAGTGCGTTCACAGGCTCACCGAGCGCTGATTCGGTCCCGTACCCGGCGATAACGTAAGGGACTGCACCGATAACTGCGACAGCCCCCCACGAGAGCCCGACGAACAGCAGCGCTTCGCGTGGCCCGAGTTCGTGACTGTCGCTGACCTGCTCCAGCGCTACGCCCAGCGTGATGGCGATTGCGATAGAGATCAGGAAGACAACAGTATCTTCTCCGTACAGCAACCCGATCCCAAGCGGGACCAGCATTGCGACGGCGAGATACTTGCTTACAGTGCCGGTCAGAGCGACACTCTGTCGCCAGTCGACGCGAACCGACATCACTGATCACCGACCATTAAGTGACGCTCACACCCCCGATATGAAAAAGCCTCGCGTTCCAGTAGCGCCGTTTCCGGCGAATCTACCCGTGCACAGTGTCGGTTCGATGCGGTCGCTGTTCCGTTCTGGCAGCGCACCGAATGCGTATGCAGTCGCGTCGTCCGATGTGAGTTTTGCCGTAGAAACTGCTGGAGACGCTGAAATGGCGATTCAGGCGTGACCCTGTTCCTTCGCCCCCTCGCGGATTTTCTTCGACCGCTTGCGGACGCGTGAGACGTACCGTTCGATTTTCTCTGGTTTCTCACCGTAGAACGACGCGGCCCAGTGGACATCGACGCCGTCCTGTGTGAGGAAGTAGGCGACAAGCGTATCGCGGCCCGCTTGGATGACCGTCGGCGGGACACCGCGCTCGCCGGTCCCAGCTTCTTGGAAGCCGTTCACGTCGAAGTACACATCAGCGTATAGTGTCGCCATCTCGGGGTCATCGAACTCGATGCCCTCGTGGTCTGGGGCCTCGAATCGGTAGCGTGTGTCGCCCTCGTCTGTCGGTCGTTCGGTGATGCGTATGTCGAGGATGTACTCACGATAGGTCGAACAGTCCATCGGTACAGCAGTGGTGTCTGATTGTGGCATGGATAGTTGGGCTGGTGTTATGATTGTCGGCTCGTTCTGGCTGCGAATGCTGCCACCGCGGCGAGTGCGGCAATGGCCAGCGCTATCGGGAGTGACCCGTTCGCGCCGGTCGTCGACTGGTCGTCACCATCCGCGGCCTCGTCATCTGAGGTATCTGCGGCGGCCTCGGTGCCCGCTGACTCGGCGACGGACTCGCTGGCAGGTGAAGATGCTTCGGTCGCGGCGGCTACTGTCTCCGTCGTCGCACTCGCCGAAACCGCGACCGCTGTCGACTCGGTCGCAGGCTCGACCACTCCGCCGCCGTCCGCGTCGACCTGGCTCGACGCGACGGTCACCTCTGTCTCGCCGCCATCGACGCCGGCAAGCTGGACCGTCGCGAGCGTCACATCGCTCGCTCCAGGTTCGATCTGTCCGTCAAGGTCGGCCGCCTCGAGCGTGACTGTCCCGCCGTCTGAACTAATGACAGGGTCAGTCGTGAGGCCGAGGCGGTCGGGGTAGCTCGCGTTCTCGAATCGGGCGACAGCGGGGTCATCGACGACGAGTTCGAGTTGGTAGCCGGCCAGTCCGTCCGGTGCGCTGGTGAGGATGACCGGCACAGCCATCGTTTCACCAGCAGCGACGGAGCTGGTCTCGATGTTGATTGCTGGCGTGCTCTGCCCTGCAGCGAGCGCGGGGACTGTCCCCGCGAGGAGGATGAGTGCGACGAGCGCGAGGGGGAGGCGAGCGCTTCGGACGTAGCCGCGTATCGAAAGGTGAGTGTCGTCTGTCATTGTGTTCCTGTATGGAAAGATGAGAGGTACTCGGTCGGGGTCGTCAGTTGACTTCTTCGTAGAGTGCCGTCACGTCCGCGAAGTCGAGTTTACCGTTCTCGTTGAAGTCATACGCGCCGGTGTTCAGCTGGACGCTGTCGGAGTCCATGTTCGAGAACAACACCTGTACGTCCTCGTAGTCGAGACGGCCGTTGCCGTTGAGGTCCTCGAAATGACCGTCGCCGTCGGGATCGGTCGGCGCGGTGTCACCGACGACCGTCTGCGGGCCACCCACAACGATACCGTTTCGGGCTTCTGCCTCGATGGCGTTCCCGTTCTCGTCGTCCATTTGTTCGATGGAGACAGTCAGGTCGGTCGTGCCGCCGCCGTTAGCGCGGACATCGAGCGTTGCGAGTGACGCGTCCATCGCGCCGGACTGGACGTTCGTATTGACATCGGCAACACGGATTGTCGCCGACGAGCCGTCGTCGCTGATCGAACTCTCGGTGAGACCGAGCGCGTCGGGGAAGGAGACACCGGTGATAGACGCGATCTCGGGGTTGGAGACGCTGACGGTGAGTCGAGCGCCGGAGAAGCCAGCAGGGAGCGATGAGGCGGTCAGCGAGACGCTGCCCGTCGATCCACTTCCGACCGCGGCGGAATTGGCGCTGACTGTGACGGTGGGCTGGTAGACATAGAGACCGTCGTTCGGGTACGAGCGCGCAGGGCCACCGAAGCCGTCCTCACAGCAGAGAACGCGACCATCGCGCATCGTATAGACGTTGTCGACGTTCCGGAGCGCGTCGTTTGCGTCTTCCGGCGAATCGGTGAAGTCGGGGCCGGTGATGACTGGTTCGAGCCTCGAAACGTTGTAGTCCGCTTCCAGCACACCGCGGTAGACGACGCCGCCGTCGACGCGGTCGAGTTGGATATCGCCTTCGTCGTCTGCGAGTGCGTCGTTGAACTCCGAGATGCCGAAGTAGATGAAGTCGCCGGGCTGGGAGTCATCCACGGTGTCGACGCCCTCGGCCTTGTTGAACTCGATGGACGCACCGATTTCCTTGGCGGCTGCGCGGGTCTCAAGGAACGGGACGCGACGGAGTTCCTCGTCGACGCCGTCCGGGCCGTTTGCTTCGTACTGTTCGGCCCACTCGACGATTTCCTCGTTCGTGATGTAACTCTGATTGCCGCTTGCGCTCTGGAGGACTGTAAGGTCGGCTTCCCTGACTGCGTCCGACACCGAGACATCCGTTCCGATTTCGTCCACACTGTATTCGGTGTGCTCCGTGATGTAGTCGGCCTGCGTGACGTCGTCGTACTCCGCGATCCACTCAGCAGCCTCGCCGTTCGTGGCGTGACCGAGCTTCATCCATTCGATCTCAAGTGGTGTCTGTGCCGGGGAGTTCCGCCCGTCGGATTCGGCGGCGTTGGCCGCGTCGTTGGTAATCTGTGGCGCGTACAGCGTGCCTGCGATGTCGTCGGTGTTGTCGTACTCCGGAATTGGCTCGTCGGCGACGAACTTGTAGATACCCTTGCTATCGCCGTCCGAACAGCCGTAGACCGTCTTCTGGTCGCCCTGAATATCAGGTGCTTCCCAGGCGGCCCGACCCATGACATAGTACTTCATCGGACTCGGCGTTTCGGCAGCCGGTTCCCGGATGTCGACGAAGTACCCGTAGCGGTACGGGTTCGGGTAGACGTCATCGATGAGCGTCATATCGTTCCCGTCCTCGGTCTGGTCGACCGTGTCCGCACCGAGGTAGTACGCCGCCTTCTCGACACCGGCCTGGGACCAGTAGCCCTGAATGGTGAACTCCTCCGCAATGTCACCGGCCTCAACGTAGTCACCCAGTGCCTCCCCGATTTCCGACGGGTTCGGACGGTTCCAGAACTGACAGCCACCGATTTTGCCGACACCGGTTCCAGACTCCACGATGTCGCCCACTGTGTACGTATATGAGACGCGCGGGTGGCTGTAGTTCTCCTCGGCCGAGATCATCGTTTCCCACGGGCTGAGGTCACCATAGCAGTTGACCCACGTCCCGCCAAGATTGCGGAACGCCTCGGTATTGACGACGTTGAGCGTCATGTCCGAACCGACGTCGGCACTCCACTCGCCGCTCTCGTCCCGGCTTATCGGGACCCGCGAGATGCACCCCGGGTAGTTCTCCCAGTTTGTGAATAGATACCCTTCAGTGCCCTCGTCGTCTGTTGCGACGAACTGGTTGCAGTCTGGATTTTGCCCATAGCCACCACTGCTTCCATTGAGCGCAGTAAGGTCGACACCGTCAGGTGTCTGTGGGACACCGAGGCGTTCCTCGCCGCCCTGAATCTCTTCGCGGCCCTGAATAAGGACCTCGTAGTTACCAGCTTCGGACCGGACCTGACGCTGTTTCTCCTCGGTGTCCGGAATCCCCACCTCGGAGAAATCGTCGTTACTCCCGTCGAACTCGAACTGGAAGCCGCTGAAATAGCCCACCGCGGCCCGTCCGAACGGTTCGGGGTTTTCTCCCTCCGGGTGCTGGAGGCTGTACAGCAGTGACCCGTCCTCAAAGACGAACGGTCCCGTCACCTCCGCGCCGAACGCCGTCGTCGAGAACCGTTTGAGACTACCGGCAACACTCGGTGCCCCGGGTGTGTCTGTCTCTTCGACCTCTTCCCCACTTGCCACGCCGATGACGCTGGCCCCAAGTGCAGCAGCCACCGACTGTGAAAGTACCTGCCGTCGAGTGAAATCGACCATGCGAGTGAGGGGTAGCAGTGATTATTAAAGCAAGTTTATAATATTTGTATGATGTATTCAGAGCGCTCTTATGAGATCAGTTCTCACCGTACTCCTAACCTATAGGACATATCACAAATACTGCTATTTTTACAGAATACGTGCTGACTGACTCCGATAACATCCTCTGATGAATCGATCGGTCATCACCTACTTACCAGTGGGCGAGTCGGATAGTCAACACAGTGCGAACCCGCCCTATGTCACATCACAAGTCGAACGAGCAGTCACCGTGACGCGGTGTTACATCCCCATGTCGGCGGCCGGGTCGGGGACTGGAAGCGTGTTCGGGGACACGCCAAGCAGTTCTGCCGCGTGATCGAGTGCCATATCGAAGCCGTAGTATCGTTCCAGTTCGTCGCCGTCAGCTGTCGGTCGGACCTTCAGCATTGCGTACCCCTCGATATTCTGTGCGACCGCGGCGCTCCCGCCGTTACTCTCGAATATCAGTAGCCGTTCCTCGTCGGTCTCTCGGTAGGTGGCCGTGATACCGTCGGCCGACGCCTCGACGGGGAGTTCGGAATCGGTCATCGGCGGGACTATGAACCGAGGGAATGCGAACCTGACGGTCCGATCGAAATCATAAACGCGAAGCGGACGGACCGCCACGAACGCCCATGGCGAAGTGGCTCCAGAGTGGTCGCCGACGTGATATGTGTGTTCTGCTGGCCGCCGCCGAAGACGGGGAACTCTCCGGCCAGCGGCTAAAGACGCGGCTCGAACGCCGGTACGACACGCGGATCGAACCGAAGAGTTTCTACGGCGCGCTTGATGCGCTGGAGTCGGCTGGGTTCGTCGAACACCGTGAGGACGGCATCGCCGACAAGTACTCCCTGACCGGCGCCGGCGAGCGACGGCTTCGAGCCCAGTTCAAATGGATGCGGGAGGCGCTTGGCGAGGACGGCTGACGCTGCTGCTCGACGGCTCCTGCCGAATTTCGTTTCGCCGGCACTGATTGATGGGATATTCTTTTGTGAGCGGTCCCACAGAACACAGGTATGTCCCTGTCCCGCTCGCTCCTCCTGGCAGGCCTGGACGCCCTCCCGTTTGCGGCGCTCGCCAGCGTCGCAACGTATGTCTTCGCACGCACAGCTATCCAGCCGTCAGCAGTTGTCGGCATGCCCGCCGCAACAGTCGGCGTGGCCGTGCTCCTCGCGCTGGGAACCATCAGCGCGAACCGGTACCGTGCCGACGGAAAATCATTCTACTTCACGCGTGCGGTCGTCGTCGAAGGACTCCTCTCGCTTCCCTAATCGAGAAGCTCGCTGGCAATCGTATTCCGAAGGACCTCGCTGGTGCCTTCGTAAATCTCGTTGAGTTTGGCGTCGCGGTAGAATCGCTCAGCCGGGAAGTCCTTCGTGTAGCCGTAGCCGCCGTGGACCTGAATGCCCTCGTTCGCCACTTCTCGGGACACCTCTGAGGCGTACAGTTTGGCCTGTGCGGCCTCCTTGACGAACGACTCGCCGGCCATCTTCTTATCGGCGGCCTGGTGCATCAGTAGGCGGGCCGCCTGCGTCTTCGTGTCCATGTCGGCGAGTTTGTGCTGGATAGCCTGGAAATCGCTAATTGGCTGGTCGAACTGCTCGCGGTCCTGGGCGTATTTCAGTGCCTCGTCCAGCGCGGCTTGGGCGATGCCGACACCGCGGGCCGCGATAGTGATGCGTCCGCCGTTGAGCGTTTTGAGCGCGTGGACGAACCCACGGCCCTCCTCACCGAGCATACGGTCGGCAGGGATGCGCATCTCGTCGAACCGGAGTTCGGCGGTTGGACAGCCCTTGTCGCCGAGTTTGTGCTCGGTCCCTTCAACGATGAAGCCGTCGTCCTCCTCGGGGCGGACGATGAACGAGGAGATGCCCTTGTTGCCGGCCTCAGGGTCGGTCTTCGCGAACAGGACGACAGTGTCGGCGACGGACCCGTTGGAAATCCAGAGCTTGCCGCCGTTGACCAAATAGGCGTCACCGCCGTCGACCGGTTCGGCGGTGGTGTCCATCGCTGGCACGTCACTGCCCGCGCCCGCTTCGGAGAGGGCGAACGCGCCGATTTCCTCACCCGCTGCCAGCGGCGTAAGGTAGGTCTCTTTCTGGGCCTCGTTGCCGAACTCGTAGATCATGTTACAGGCCAGCGAGATGTGTGCGGCGACGATTGTGCCGAGTCCGCCGCTTCCCCGCGAAATCTCTTCGAGGGCCATGGCGTAGCTGTGATAGTCCAGTTCGGCCCCGCCGTACTGCTCCGGAATCGGCATTCCCATCAGGCCGAGCTCGGCCATTTCGTCGACAAGGTCCCACGGGAATTCGTCAGTTTCGTCAATCTCCGCTGCTCGCGGCTTGACTTCGTCGTCGACGAACTCCGAGACCATGTCCTGTATCTGGCGTTGTTCCTGTGTGGGGCTAAAGTCCATGATAAATCCTAACGCGGGTTGGGTCTTTACTGTTGGCCAACGCGCGGCCCGTTGCCGGGTATCGTACTCGGCCCGCTACTGTCGGCGTTCGTCACCGCCGCTCTGTCAGTCGTAGTCGTAGAAGCCCTGCCCGGATTTTTTCCCGAGGTCGCCGGCCGCGACTTTCCGTTTGAGAAGGTATGCGGGCTTGTAGCGGTCACCCAGCTCTTCATACAGCGTTTCAGAGGCGTCGAGAACCACATCAAGGCCGATGTGGTCGGCCAGTTCGAGTGGCCCCATCGGGACGTTCGTCCCGAGGGTCAGCCCGCGGTCGATGTCAGCCTTGTCGGCGACACCCTCGTCGTACGCACGAATGCCTTCGTTGATCCAGGGCATCAAGACACGGTTCACGACGAAGCCGGGCTTGTCGTCGGCCTCCCACGTCTCTTTGCCGATGTCGTGGGCGAACTCCCGGCCCAGCGTCACTGTCCCGTCGCTGGTTTTCTCACCGACGACGAGTTCGACGCCTTTCATGACCGGTACGGGGTTCATGAAGTGCAGTCCGAGGACCTGTTCCGGTCGCTCAGTGACACTAGCGATTGTCGTAATCGAGAGGGTGCTCGTGTTGCTGGCTAGCACCGTGTCCGGCCCGCAGACTGCGTCGAGGTCCTCGAACACAGACTGCTTGATGTCCATGTTTTCTGTTACGGCCTCGACAACGAGGTCGGCATCCGCAAGGTCGTTCATCTCGGTGGTTCCGGTGATACGGGCTGTTGCCGCTTCCGCCTCCTGTTCTGTCACTGTGTCGCGCGCAACGAGTGTTTCAAAGCTCGACTGAATCTCCTCGAACCCGGCGGCAACCAGTTCTTCCGTCACATCACGCATGACGACATCGTAGCCGGCCGTCGCTGCGACCTGGGCGATGCCATTACCCATCGTTCCAGCCCCGACGACGCCAACGGTGTCGACTGTTTCGAGATGCATACCCGCGTCTTCGTCGGGTGGTTGTGTAAGTCTGCCGACGGTATCGGAGCATCACGGGGCTGAAATTCTACCGAGAGAATCTGTCACAGGCTTAGCGGCAAGCACTGCCCCGCGGCTGAATATTCACTCGAAATGTAGTAAATGTCAGCAAAAAGATACTTATGGTGTGCCGGAGAACCAACTGATGATGAGAAACCCTGCGGGCAGCAGGCTCGGAGAAAGATTCGACTGGTCACTGAATGGCCAGTCTCTGCCCCTACATCTGACAAATGAGTAAGTCACTCGACATCTCGACCACCGAAGCCGAGCAGACAGTCACGGAAGTCATCGACACCATCGTCGCGACGACACCGGACGTCCGCCGCGCTGTTGCCGAT includes the following:
- a CDS encoding alkaline phosphatase PhoX, yielding MVDFTRRQVLSQSVAAALGASVIGVASGEEVEETDTPGAPSVAGSLKRFSTTAFGAEVTGPFVFEDGSLLYSLQHPEGENPEPFGRAAVGYFSGFQFEFDGSNDDFSEVGIPDTEEKQRQVRSEAGNYEVLIQGREEIQGGEERLGVPQTPDGVDLTALNGSSGGYGQNPDCNQFVATDDEGTEGYLFTNWENYPGCISRVPISRDESGEWSADVGSDMTLNVVNTEAFRNLGGTWVNCYGDLSPWETMISAEENYSHPRVSYTYTVGDIVESGTGVGKIGGCQFWNRPNPSEIGEALGDYVEAGDIAEEFTIQGYWSQAGVEKAAYYLGADTVDQTEDGNDMTLIDDVYPNPYRYGYFVDIREPAAETPSPMKYYVMGRAAWEAPDIQGDQKTVYGCSDGDSKGIYKFVADEPIPEYDNTDDIAGTLYAPQITNDAANAAESDGRNSPAQTPLEIEWMKLGHATNGEAAEWIAEYDDVTQADYITEHTEYSVDEIGTDVSVSDAVREADLTVLQSASGNQSYITNEEIVEWAEQYEANGPDGVDEELRRVPFLETRAAAKEIGASIEFNKAEGVDTVDDSQPGDFIYFGISEFNDALADDEGDIQLDRVDGGVVYRGVLEADYNVSRLEPVITGPDFTDSPEDANDALRNVDNVYTMRDGRVLCCEDGFGGPARSYPNDGLYVYQPTVTVSANSAAVGSGSTGSVSLTASSLPAGFSGARLTVSVSNPEIASITGVSFPDALGLTESSISDDGSSATIRVADVNTNVQSGAMDASLATLDVRANGGGTTDLTVSIEQMDDENGNAIEAEARNGIVVGGPQTVVGDTAPTDPDGDGHFEDLNGNGRLDYEDVQVLFSNMDSDSVQLNTGAYDFNENGKLDFADVTALYEEVN
- a CDS encoding helix-turn-helix transcriptional regulator codes for the protein MAKWLQSGRRRDMCVLLAAAEDGELSGQRLKTRLERRYDTRIEPKSFYGALDALESAGFVEHREDGIADKYSLTGAGERRLRAQFKWMREALGEDG
- a CDS encoding acyl-CoA dehydrogenase → MDFSPTQEQRQIQDMVSEFVDDEVKPRAAEIDETDEFPWDLVDEMAELGLMGMPIPEQYGGAELDYHSYAMALEEISRGSGGLGTIVAAHISLACNMIYEFGNEAQKETYLTPLAAGEEIGAFALSEAGAGSDVPAMDTTAEPVDGGDAYLVNGGKLWISNGSVADTVVLFAKTDPEAGNKGISSFIVRPEEDDGFIVEGTEHKLGDKGCPTAELRFDEMRIPADRMLGEEGRGFVHALKTLNGGRITIAARGVGIAQAALDEALKYAQDREQFDQPISDFQAIQHKLADMDTKTQAARLLMHQAADKKMAGESFVKEAAQAKLYASEVSREVANEGIQVHGGYGYTKDFPAERFYRDAKLNEIYEGTSEVLRNTIASELLD
- a CDS encoding 3-hydroxyacyl-CoA dehydrogenase family protein yields the protein MHLETVDTVGVVGAGTMGNGIAQVAATAGYDVVMRDVTEELVAAGFEEIQSSFETLVARDTVTEQEAEAATARITGTTEMNDLADADLVVEAVTENMDIKQSVFEDLDAVCGPDTVLASNTSTLSITTIASVTERPEQVLGLHFMNPVPVMKGVELVVGEKTSDGTVTLGREFAHDIGKETWEADDKPGFVVNRVLMPWINEGIRAYDEGVADKADIDRGLTLGTNVPMGPLELADHIGLDVVLDASETLYEELGDRYKPAYLLKRKVAAGDLGKKSGQGFYDYD